The genomic region gatccagtagttgCAATCGTGTTTTATAttagtataaaaatgttttaataaagtTTGCGGTTGCGCAATGTCGACAGAGCCAGGGCAGTGGCAAAGGGAGTATTCAAAGTACCTTCGCTACTCAACTCTTGaaaaatatcttcttcttcttaattggcgcgataaccgcttacgcgattttggccgagcttaataaagcgcgccagtcgtttctttctcgtgctaaccggcgccaataggacacaccaagtgaagccaagtccttctccacctgatctttccaacgcagaggaggccttcctcttcctctgctaccaccagctggtaccgcatcgaatactttcaaagccggagcgtttgtatccattcggacgacatgacccagccaacgtagccgctggatctttattcgctgcgctatgtctatgtcgtcgtaaagctcatacagctcatcgttccatcgtctgcgatattcgccgttgccaacgtgcaaaggtccaaaaatcttacgcagaatctttctctcgaacactccaagcgtcgcttcatcggatgttgtcatcgtccaagcttctgcgccatacgtcaggacgggcatgatgagagtcttgtagagtgttagttttgttcgtcgagagaggactttactgctcagttgcctacttagtccaaagtagcacttgttggcaagagagattctacgttggatttcaaggctgacattgttataggtgttaatgctggttcccaaataaacgaagtcttttacaacctcaaaattataactgtctacagtgacgtgggtgccgatacgcgagtgcgccgactgtttgtttgaagacaggaggtacttcgttttgtcctcgttcaccaccaaacccattcgctttgcctctttatccagtttggagaaggcagaactaacagcgcggttgttaaggccgatgatgtcaatatcatcggcatacgccagcaattgtacgctcttataaaaaattgtgcctgagcgattaagttctgcggctcgtacgatgctctccaacatcaggttaaagaagtcacacgacagtgagtcaccctgtctgaaacctcgtttggtatcaaacggctcggagaggtccttcccaattctgacggcgctgctggtgttgagcaacgtcatcttacatagccgtattagttttgcggggataccaaattcagacatagcggcatacaggtaactcctttctgtactgtcgaatgcagctttgaagtcgacgaaaagatggtgtgtgtcgattctcctttcgtgggtcttttccaagatttggcgtattgtgaatatttggtcgatggtagactttccaggtctgaagccacactgataaggtccaatcagttggttgacggtgggcttcagcctttcacacaatacgctcgctagaaccttataggcgatatttagaagactaatcccgcggtaattggcacaaattgcaggatcgcccttcttatggattgggcagagcacacttaaattccaatcggcaggcatgctttcatccgaccatattttgcataggagctgatgcatgcaccttaccagctcctcgccgccatgtttgaatagctcagccgggagtccgtcggcgcccgcggctttgttgttctttaggcgcgttatcgctattctcacctcgtcatgatcgggtaacggaactacaattccgtcgtcatcgattggggtatcgggatcttcacattctctatgacatgcgcagctgtcactgtttaacaggttcgagaagtgttccctccataatttaagattgctctgtacgtcagtcaccagatcgccgtctttgttcttacaggaaaacgccccggtcttaaaaccttctgtaagccgccgaactttctggtagaattttcgggcgttgttcctattggccagcatctcaagctcctcgcactcacgtatttcggcctctcgtttcttctgtcggataatacgtctctcttcctttttcagctctctgtagcgatcccacatggctcgcgttgcgcccgatcgcagcgtggctctataggcggcatcttttctttctgcggcagcatgacactcctcgtcgtaccaattgttttttcgggctcgccggaatccgatttcttcttcggcggcagtacgtagggaacgagaaatgttgctccattgctcgcgtatgccgatttgttgggcagtgctttcggagagcaggagtgagagtcgagtggcgaatcttctggctgtctgttgtgattgcagcttttcgatgtcgaacattctttgcgtaggtagatgcacgttttttgctgcacagaggcgggtgcgcagtttggctgcaacaaggtaatgatccgagtcgatgttgggtcctcggatcgtacgtacatctaatacactagaagcgtgtcttccatctatcacaacatgatcgatctggtttcgcgtttttcgatcaggagacagccaggtagcttggtggattttcttatgctggaatctggtgctgcagactaccatgtttcgggccccggcgaagtcgatcagcctctgtccgttaccggatgtttcgttgtgcaggctgaattttccgactgtgggaccaaaaattccctccttgcccaccctggcgttgaagtcgccaagcacgatttttatgtcgtggcgggggcagcgctcataggaacgttccaggcgctcatagaaggaatctttggtcgcatcgtccttctcttccgtcggggcgtgggcgcaaattagcgatatgttgaaaaatctggctttgatgcggattgttgcgagacgctcgtccaccggagtgaacgacagtacttggcgacgaagtctctctcccacaacaaatccgacaccgaatttgcgctcctttacatggcagctgtagtagacgtcgcaaggtcctatggttttctttccttgtcccgtccatcgcatctcttggatggcagtgatgtcagcctttactctcacgaggacatcaaccagccgggcagaggcaccttccccattaagggaccggacattccaggtgcatgtcctcaaatcatattccttatttcgtttgcaggggtcgtcatcagtaaaggcagttctcatccgaggcttttttaatcttttcattgggggggatttttaagtggcgggtcccaaacccagcgcacaaccagctatcctggaatgttgaAAAATATCGGGTATTATAATTACagtccgaacttcataacgtccacacaatggctttcaaattgGCCAGACgggaatccgatggattattctccttgggccattttggagagcaaggtccgaactaaaagattcactagtCTTGAGGCACTGaagaaagccattgtccgcgaatgggccaaaatatctgcaagtcacattcggggagcttgcgattcgtttctggaccgtctcaaggccatagtgaactgtggtgtgggagctggctttcATTTGGAgctactcaacctatctcagtcaattagacgtcctgactatgccagcgtgttccaagcagaacttctagcgatcagagaagcatgcaagtcactaaaactctacaaggaagttggggTACGGTAGCCATCTTTCAGACAGTCAAGTAGCtattagactccaactccatttcttccaagctagtcttacagtgtagagagaaattacttagtcattggcttgaaatcactctgatatgggttccaggtcataggaacataggggtaatgagatagcggatgagctagcaagaaaagctTCGACAccagacatagcagaggcggtggcagtctccaccccactcaacacattaaaagcatccattgcttcacactatcatgctttagccgaaagaagatggaagcaaataactacatgtattacaacaaaaaacacatggccgtcatacaaaatccaaaatctcacgcatcactgcaacccttacaggccattggaaagtaagggatcatgcagctagactcaacctacccttcaatcccatctgcagaagctgtcaagcggaaagggtgaaggaaagtcttttccactacttatttGAATGTCCAGAGCTAGCTAGGGtacgactccgctccttcggcatgcctttcttgcagcaaattaatgagatctcaccCATCGAGATAaataatttgctgctatacttggacctcactaaatggatctgacttagaaatttcagtggaaatactcaaccacttcaacaacaacaacaagtccatagtcaaggcaaaaagtgGTGATatcaaacaaaagtaaattgattcttaattttgtattattattatttttttccaaactgaattgacggcctttttaattgattacttttcgagtgccggaccctgcagTGTATTTTCCAATCTTCAGTAGTGGAATCACTACAGCTTTTTACTTTTCGATTAGAAGGGGAAAGGTCAACGACAGGCTGACACCTATGATGAGGTAATTTATTCACGCTGTGCCCAATTGTAATTGTATTGGGGGCCAATAGTAACTGTACAATAAATTGAATGagaatatgtgtgaaataatCGTGCAAAATTCGGCTGCCAAATcgcccaagtgacgtggcagccgaagctcCCCTCACAATgttctttttcaccataattAAAGAACAAACCTGGTAGATCTATCCTCCTTGGATGACAACGAATGGCGCGCACTTAAGTTGGAAAATTTGTACAGCCTCCACAGTAACTCTTTTTCTTCaacaataaatatgaatatttttatgtggaatGTTTAAGCATTTATGACATATTTATTGCGtttgtaaatataatttaaaaatcataactagaaaacaaatttgttcaacaatacaatttaagattttaaggcacttaaatttattttcattaattaaaatgaagaaaaatattttattatgtacaGCGCGTTTAAGAATCCATAATATACACTTataacttgtatgtatgtgtgtgtacatgtgtGGTACATATGTGAGTGTGTTAGTAGTCATTCACCTACAAATTCGCCTTCATAAATGGCTtcaaatactgatggaatgttTTGTTCACCGGCTCACGATTCAGCGGATTTTTCTTGGCTGACTCGAAAATACGTTCGTAGACGCGCCCATCTGCTGCACCCAATGCTGAGTCCAACACGCGATCGTGCACATCAAAGCTGTCAACAAGGGCCACAGCATTCGGACGCAAACGTCTGAGACAATCCTGAAGACGTAGCTCCAATTTGGTAATAGCTTCATCGGTTAGGTTGATAAACTgaaatttcagatattttcgAAGCGTCAGAATTGGCAGTGCTTAGACTGATGAGGTACACTTACTCTGAGAAAATCGCCAATTCGCGCCAAGCAGGCATCTAACAAATAAAGCTCTAAGATGGCTTGCAACACAGCGCCTAGTTCAGGTGAGACTTGTCGTATGAGCTGATTCAACTCGCTGTATGCCGATTGTACGATGAAAGCGCGACCATGTAACTGTTAGAGAAAAAGTTTTAGTAGGAATGTTAAGAACTTTGcttcattttttctttgagttttttgtttttttttggttgtaatAATGTTACTTTTTTGCCctaaatactgaaaaataacTCTCAGGGAACtttgtttctctttttctttgtatttcgtttttttttcctttttttcactTACATCCGCTGCTTGCGTCAATTCAATGCCCACCATATTGGCCGCCGCTTCCGGCTCTTGACCTTGTTTACGATGTTTTTCCATGCGTTCATAAGCTATTCGCACTTTGCTGTTTTCAAAGTAcagttaattattaattaatgaatatttcaaaaaaaaatctgaatgtTGTAACTTACTTCGCCGCCACAAATTGAAAGGCGCGCACGATGGTCTCCAATGAGCCATCGAAACTGCCAAAATTCTTGTTTTCAATCGGCTTTCGTAAATATTCCATTGTCGGCACCAAGGGTTCGCCATTCAACGCCTGTGCGTAGACTTTGACCAGATAACGTGCCGTCTGTAGCAGCATCACTGTGTTCTCGCCCTCATAGGTGCACACAGCAGTTGTCATGCCATAAATGGTGGGAAAATTGGAGCAATCCATATAGCCGTGACCACCGCAAGACAGCCGACACACCTCAACCGCAGCCGCTGAGTCTGCGCTGGTGATCGCTTTTAGGCAACAAGAGAGCGCATGCATTTCCGGCAACCGATCCATATTGCCTTGCTCCAATTCGCCGGTAACATTATTGAACATGTTCCAAATGTGTTCGCCGGctgttttgaaaacaatcgccTTTGcgatttgtggaaaaactttCAATTGTTGTGTCGTGTGTTCGATGATTTGTGGCTCGGGCTCACTGGAGGCAAAAGAGAGTTTTAATATTTGATGCAAAAAAATCTATCTAAGCACTTATACATATAAGTGGGTTACAGCACTCACTTTGGGTCGATCGGGCTTTGACGACGCACCGCCGAGTAACGCATCGCAATGGTAGACGCCTTCGCCAACGTTTGTGACAGGTCGCGTATGAGCGCGCAACGCACAAACATCATGGTGCCGTAGGTGAGTACGCTATTTTTTGGCGCCACATAAGTGCCATCGGGTAATACCTTCTGGTTCTTCATCAGCATGTTATTCAACGGTGTGCGTACATTTTTCAATCCTAAATAGCCATTGTTGACTGACTTCATGCCTATTTTCGGACCAATATCACCAACATCAATACCCGGCATCGGCATATGCGTCTCCAAATCACGCAATTGCACAATAAAAGGAGCCAGCCCACGGAATTCGCCTTTGGTGTACAGTTGTGCGACGACAATTGCATGATTTGCCGTATGACCCACTAAAAAATTGGCACAAATGTAGTTGCGTTTGTGGTAAGTGATGAAATTCAAGATACTTACTGCCACCGGGCCACCACTTGTAGGCGCTGATGGTGGGCGTATTCAAAACAAACTCTTGTGTGCTGGCATCATAGTCGGCACGTGTTTCCAAGCCGCGCAAGAAGGTGCCGTGTCCCAATTCAGTCTGTGCGTATGTGCCAAGTATATTACAATCCCAAGCTTTAGTTAGCCATTCGATTTGCTGTTCAATCGTACCTTGACCCATTATCGTGGGCACGAACATTACGAAATGAAGCATCATTGGATTGCCTTCTTTGATGAGCGCAGAGCCCAGTGCGCCGCCAAAGAGTGCGCTAAAAaggaaatcaattttatttgaagATTAATGGAGTTAATAAGAAACTTACGCGTATGTATCCACATCGTCTTCGCCTTCAGCGCGCAACGCGCGTAGCTTTCTGGCAATAATTACTGCTTTTCGCACACTGTGTTCGTACAGCTCCTTGGGTGACATGTGCGAGATGGGTAGGTCATCCTGCAGCTCGGGGTCTTCCAAGAATAATTTCTCTGAAAGTGGCAGTTGAAAGTATTTCTAATGAAATAACGGTTTTTGCAAAAAGCTGAGTTGCAATTGTGACTAAGAAATTTGTATTGAGGCATAACTTTGCTACGTTCCCtacgttggacacctttttaaaactttcggttgggcacccagatctggccttttttcgtcctgttcgaggatcctttttaaaaggttatattcaTAAATCGAAAATGCCAGTGCTGCCAGACCCGGGTGCTTAATGgaggattaaaaaaatatgcgcaAAATATTTCAGGTATTCCGACCCAGACTtgattcatacatatgtagctaGTCTAGTTCCTCATATTATAGACATCTGCCTAACAGATCTCTGCTTGCCCTACCTATCCCATCTATTTGACGCCAAAACCGTTATGAGTCCATCGCAGGAGATCGAAAGCCTTTTTGGCCATAGGCTAGAGCAGTAGGatggagtaaaaaaaaatcagctaatgaattgcaaaaaaaaaattatttttattatataaaatttttgttattttctaggGAGCGTCAAAacaatttcattatttaaattttttgttattttctatttattagttTGTTATGATTAGTGACTAATGCCTTCACGAGGGAGTCAAAACCAAATGACCCAAATTAACCCGTTAAAAATTGTCAGTTGAGAATTCTGCAAAATCTTGAACTTgtaagcacaaaaaaaacacccaaaagATGACCtgaatttttagcttttttataaacactcataaatttgttttatttatttatttataattggcgcttacaccctttttgctgcttggccgagctgctactcctatttgtgatgcgcgtcttgatgttgttctgcaAATGGAGGatcctgcagttttaagccgattccgaatagcagatggttttttatgaggcacTTTTTCGTTACAGAATAGGTTTGCGGCCGCatatagaaacaactttttctatcatttgatatgCCATGCACCGAGCTTCGGCCATGcgtacttccgaatggtagtcacgcacccatCCATTCGGCTTCGGCGCCCCCCACTGACAAAATTCTTACACATTTTCCCCCTTAAAGCATTTTTTACGATTTTGATATCATCCACCGTTTTAATTTATTAAGGCGTCTTATGCTTTTTCTTATTACTAATGCCACCCGCTTTgcaaaaatcacaaaacaaTTTTATCACTTACAATATTTGTGCTAATCTAATCGATAATTCCGGTTCGTGTGTACCAGAAATCTTTATAGCTGGATCAAGATATGAAGCCGTGTGAAATCGCCGTGGACGTGTCATTTTGCACTTAACGAACTCTGAACGAGGCTGTTGATATTTAGACTTTTGCATTACTTAAGTATACAAATaggtatttcttcttttttagccGATAATGAAATCTGATCTCATATTGAGTAGAACTTGCATTAGCTTTAAATCCATATACGCAATTTAATATTGTGTAAACAAACAATTATTGAAGTACTAAAGTTCATTTATACTATGAacttatatatgtgtatatgtgcatatgcatatttCTGCTTTGTTGTTATGCGCACGTTTTAGCTCAAGCCAAATAGGCATCATCCCAGTAAAAGTCGACGCAGCGTACCAAAACAACCCAGCCAAGGGCGCCCTCCCATTAACATTATTTGAAAGTTTATGGGGAATAGTTGAATGACCTGAACAACATGCGTTAATACATACAGACATTATTCATAAATTAAGCACAACAACCTAACCGCTTTTTTAAACGCTTGCAATAGTGAGCGGTTACTAAGCATTTTAGTTAAGAGCCTACAGTTGTACTTAGTTGACTGAAACTTCTGGggccaaagttcaagcagccgttatgaaatgaaaacaaactgACTTAATTGCAAATGAGTAATGAAAAATGGCAACTTCACTTTTACGTTTAATtacttagattaaaaaaaaagccaaaaaattatatgaattaagCACCAATTTAATGATCACCTATGAATGTGCATATctatcacatacatatgtatgtaagtgtgtatgtgcatatttataaTCACATTTTTTAATGCACTAGTTGCGTATACGCCACTGTGTCTTTGGCCATTTGCACAATACGATTGCATTAAGCATTAATTAACCACTGTAACGTTTGCGCTGCTAACGGTTGTGCGGGTCAGTAAGCCATTCGGTAATTGTGGACAGAGTAAATACCTGCAACTCACAATATAGACGCGAACAAACAGCAAAAATGAtgtgcaaataaacaaaatgtgtgcataaattcatgagcatacatacatttctgtATTTGCGCACGCGAGCATGTTGACACGCTGCCAAGCCGCAAAACAATTTTGGTTAGTAATAATGCATACTTTTAATACAAGTGAATATGTATGTCACAAGCGCTATGCTTACCCAGTTTCTTCTTCGCTTCATACTTTTCTTTGCCTCCAACCCACCAGTATGTGAATTCTTGCGTATTGAAGGAAGCTCTGTCacgttccttttgtaaatctggATTTACTATGTGTGATGGCATTTTaaacaagtttttcttttactaCACTTCAATTAAGACGAGATCAAGCTTTCTACGATTACAAATTTCTTAACCGTTAACGTTGAGCTCCACAAGAGTACTGAAACACAGCAGCCGCTCCAGTCCGCAGTTACTCATTCAATACACAATTACTACTTTTTGTGTTGTTAGTAGCCGTCATAGATAACGTAGCTGTAGTAAGCAAAGTATacacattttatatatgtacatatgtatgtatttatatggatGTGTGTAATAAAGTGAGCGCTTACCATTGCACATTTGATGCTTAATCTCACAGTATATATGTAGATTATCGGTTAGTTCGCACTTGTAATCTAGGTGAAAACATATACATTATCTAATATAATTCGTgttgatattttattattgaactTTGCGCTATAATTGTTTGATTTCACGAATTTTACACTACACTTCACACTTTTTTACTATAGTGGAAAGGAAAGAgctgttgtgtgtgtgtgtgtttgtttacaGCATATATTATACAAATTAACTACTGCACTGGTTAAGTTCAGCTATGCTTATCAGCGCTATTTTAACATTCACTGATTTACATTTCAAATCTTCATCGTAAAAAGAGAACTATAAAAAAGCGGTCTCCATAAATAGTACTTTACAAttggtaaaattaaataactgcTCTTCTTCTTACCTGCGCTGTGCTAAACTTTCATTCACGGTAAGCGCTAGGTGACTTGTCAGAATGTGCGAACACAACAAAATAGTAAAGGAAGAGAGAAAAGGTGCAGAAGAAAAAGACAAAAGTGCTgccaattttttggaaaagcaAATTTGGATTCATTTGTTTGTTAAGGCACAATACAAATACCTAATTATCAAttgagcaaaattaaatttcttattaGAAAATACAAGCAATTTTAAGGCTGGGATTTACTATAATGTAGCATAATGTCTTATGAAACTTGGTTGATATGTTAGGGAGGGGTTTAGGAACAGCCTTTATAACTCCCAATTATTCCGAAAATAATAGCTtggtaattatttgccttcaacaTGCCCTCGAGAACTTCGCTATAGTTTGGCACATTATAATGGCGTAGTcgaagttggactgatgaggtttagtttttttgaagcgcggtcgGAGGCCACCCATGCGGAAAGGTGTTCtatgcaaaaattttacaaatttacaaaaaccctTCTGGTCGACGCTcctgtaaaattcaattttatgtgtttatattttcgaaaatgtttctcaattctaaactaaagcaaaaaattttatagattttCAAACTGAACGTGTCTGCATGCGAACTTCGTTCTTATTTCAGCTGTCTGGCagcaccaacttttcgctaaattacaaaactttaacaataaattacttaaaaactataagcttTCGGAGGGTACGGTTTTCTGTTTTAAAATGGGAATACACCGCTCTATTCGCcccttataaacttttttttcaaggcatgttacattatactaaatttttcccaattttaaccccacaacagcaacaatttgaaaaaattttttaatttgcacattgAGAGCGAATTCATCAATTCGCTGAAATATCGCCGCTGGTTAGTTGCCATCAGCTGGTTTCTGTTTACAGGCGATTGTTGTCATTACTGTAATTAAAGTTTCCATTCGCTAAGCacaattaagttaaaaatacgCGTTAAATGCGTGGAAacatgtttgtttttattgtagtagCGAAGCAAAAAGTACGCCACCTGTGAAAGTTTGTTTGCAGTTCCATACAAAGCATACCCATGGAAGATTCAATGTCTTCGGAATGTCTACAAAAGCGTTTGCTCTGTTGTTTACAAGTTGTACGTCAATATGATTGGCTTATAAATGCATACGTTTTGGTAAGAGCAACTTAGGTACAgtgtatagaaatatttttattaatgcaaTTAGTACACGCTTAGGATTATTATGTGGACAATCATTGGGAGAAGCTACCACGTTGCTGGCGTTCACATTTGGAGAATGTGCAACTTGAAGAGCTCAGTACTCTTTTAAATTTCAACGATTCTGCTGAGCAGCAACATGCCAATGTCTGGCCATTAACGTTGTTGGCCTTGCGCCGCCTATTACAAGAATTGTGTTTGCCAAGACGACAGCATAAAAACACAGTTGAGCTggtaacaaataataaatcaatCTTATAATAGGCAACTGAATTTTCATGCTTTTCCTTAAACTTTAGAGTAAAAACCGCAGCGCTCTCCTTAATCACCCAAAACTAAAGCACGTCTTTAATAAATGCGTCAAGCCTAAGAAGCGGCATGAAATCGATGTGATGGGCCCGATTTGCGAATACAGCCAACAGCGGTCACCTGTGGATTACGTTGTGGATTTTGGCGCTGGATTAGGGCATCTCGCACGCGTGCTTGGCTATGGCTACGGCAAACAAGTATGCTGTTTGGAAATGCGTACGGAGCTAAATGTTCAAGCGCGTTGCATggatga from Anastrepha obliqua isolate idAnaObli1 chromosome 2, idAnaObli1_1.0, whole genome shotgun sequence harbors:
- the LOC129237732 gene encoding probable peroxisomal acyl-coenzyme A oxidase 1, with the translated sequence MPSHIVNPDLQKERDRASFNTQEFTYWWVGGKEKYEAKKKLEKLFLEDPELQDDLPISHMSPKELYEHSVRKAVIIARKLRALRAEGEDDVDTYAALFGGALGSALIKEGNPMMLHFVMFVPTIMGQGTIEQQIEWLTKAWDCNILGTYAQTELGHGTFLRGLETRADYDASTQEFVLNTPTISAYKWWPGGMGHTANHAIVVAQLYTKGEFRGLAPFIVQLRDLETHMPMPGIDVGDIGPKIGMKSVNNGYLGLKNVRTPLNNMLMKNQKVLPDGTYVAPKNSVLTYGTMMFVRCALIRDLSQTLAKASTIAMRYSAVRRQSPIDPNEPEPQIIEHTTQQLKVFPQIAKAIVFKTAGEHIWNMFNNVTGELEQGNMDRLPEMHALSCCLKAITSADSAAAVEVCRLSCGGHGYMDCSNFPTIYGMTTAVCTYEGENTVMLLQTARYLVKVYAQALNGEPLVPTMEYLRKPIENKNFGSFDGSLETIVRAFQFVAANKVRIAYERMEKHRKQGQEPEAAANMVGIELTQAADLHGRAFIVQSAYSELNQLIRQVSPELGAVLQAILELYLLDACLARIGDFLRFINLTDEAITKLELRLQDCLRRLRPNAVALVDSFDVHDRVLDSALGAADGRVYERIFESAKKNPLNREPVNKTFHQYLKPFMKANL